The window TAATAATTATTATTAATTAACCCTGTGCTCTCGAATTCTGAAATTTTCTCTAGAGAGACTACATCTCTTTTTTCCTTTTTTAACCTTTAGGGTAGCTTAAAGCTACTCTATTTTTATTTTTAAAATAATGTAGTTAGTTTAGAGAACATGATATACCGTATATGTTTAAGATAATCTTGTAGAAAAATTTATATGTAGAGTTGTAGTATCAATTTATAAGTTGTGTATGGTCTTAAAAGGTAACTTTAAACTTAATTATATTAACCCTGAGGTTATGAAAAATTTTAATTTAACAAGATTAGATAGGGTATTTGAAATTAAGAAATAAATGGCGTGTTTAAGTCACTTTTTTTACCTATATAAAGTTTTATATCAAGAATAACCTATGTTTGTTGAATTACGATATGTTTTTGCCATGGATTTTATTTGCAATATAATATGGAAAGTAGATTTGAGAATATAAGGAATTCTAGCTACTGAAGCTTTGTATTATATGCTAGAATAGCTTTATCTAATTTAGAATGTAGTGTGTGTTTAAACAGAAAGGTAGATAACATGAAAAATAAGATAAATATTCATATATATGGCTCTTTAGATTGGGTTTCTGGTGGAAGTTCTTCTAGTTGTGGAGGATGTCCTTTAGGCAAAGGGGGAGGAGGTGGTTGTTGTGGAGCCAAGGCTTCAAAGTCTATGGTTGAAGTATACGAAGATTTCATAAAGTTTATAGAAAAAAGCGATGTAAATGAATCTATAAACTATGAATTTTATGATATAAGTAAAATTAATGTGCTAGATCATGAGAATATTATATATGTATATGAAGAAGGATACGAACTTCCTTATTGCGTTATAGATGGTATGGTAAGATATTATGGTGGAGTGTCTAAGGAACTGATCTATAGAGATGTAAAAGAGTTATTAGATTAATTATATAAGGAAATAGGCTGCCTGGGTTTTGAACCTTTAGGCAGCCTATTCTACTTCCTTCCTTCTTCATAGTTTTTAAAACATCCCATATTCTATATCTTTATCAAAATCTAAGCAAATAAATACCCATATAATAATTATTTGGGAAAAATATAATGGGGAATATTTGAACAACCTATAAATGGGAAATAGATAAAAATCCCTATTTGTTAAGATATATATTTTCATGAATAGGTTTTTTTTATTATAAATATATATGGTAGGAATCATAATGATAAAGAAGCACAGTTATCAGTTAAAACATAATTGGCATTTTTGTATTTAAAATATTTATAAAGAGTTTATTTAACAGCGGTTCTTTAAGTACATTACTACACATGAACTCTAGGTCATTAAGACTCATTTCAATTTCTTCTTCTATAACTTCTTCAAATTCACAATTGATAGAATTTTTTATGAAATCAAAGATAGTATCAGGATTATCAAACACTCTAATAAATAGCTTTTTGCATGGGCCTTCATCCCACATCAAGTTAAAATCCTCTGTGAATTTTTGTAATTTTTCAAATGTTATTTGTTCATCATATTTCCACAAGCTATTTAAAAAATCATGTGCTCGTTCCATTCTTGTAATTAAGTTATTATTAGGATTCTTAGATGTTTTTTTAACATTATCAGCAACTACATTGAAAGTAGAAACAGGTGTAAAAAAACCTTTTGAATCACGAGAAAACCATGTATAAAAAGAAGCAGGTAAAAAAACATGCATAATAAAACCTAAAAGCGTATAGATATCTGGGTAAGAGGCCCATCCACATTTCATAATATCTTTTTCATAATCTAGTATTCCTGTATAGACAATCACTGATTTTGAGGTTATAGAATTACCATCAAAACTTCCTAGCCATAATGGATAATCCTTCATGATTTTATTTTGCCAAAATAAATAGTCTTCGTGTTTTTTTTTATTTCTATTCAATGTAAAAACCTCCTTATTATATAATTAAACATATCATATAACAAGGTAATTGTAAATAATTATCATTATCAACAAGGGGGTGTTATCTATGTTTTTAATTTATTTATAAAATCACAGAAAAATTCACTTAAACCAATGTTGAAATGTATAGAAATATAACAATGAAATTGCTTGGAACTGTGGTGGAAAAATCAAAGGAACATGGGTATATGCATCATAAAATGCGATTACTTCCAATTATTGATTAAAAAATAATAAACCATTTAAAATAAACAAATGATTCATGGAGAGTAGATGAAACATATATTAGAGTTAAGACAACAGGAAAGGACAGGTTGAAGAAATTCAATGTGCACTTTTTGAAATCGAATTCATAAATAAAATTATCAGAGTTAAGGCATAAGGAAATAATAAATTTGATGTGTATTTTTTATAATTGATAATGTTACGCTTAAACTACTAGAATACTCAAGAAGAAACAATTTAACTAAAAACCACGAATTTCACCTCAAAAAACGAATATACTAATAAAAAATAAAAGGAAAGAGGTAATTAAATCAGCATTACGAATTCACATATAGAATGGATGAGAAAAATTCAAATAAAATAGATTGTCGCTTAGACTTCACAGAAGTGGTGTAACTAAACATGTTTAAGATTCCTCAAGTCTATAGCATCTTAAGGTAATCTGATGTAGGCTTCATTGAGTTTTAAACACCTTGGATTACAAGCTTAAATGGGGTAATATAAGTCAAGGAGATGTCAGATTATGAATAAGGGATATGCATTAGATTTAGAGATGTGGTGTACTAAAGATGATAGGGATGATCCAGATATTGTTAGTGTAGGTTTAGTAGACTTAGAAGGGGAAAGTGAATACTACACCCTAGTGAGACCATTCAAGAAGAAGAAGGAAGTTCCGACCTTTATGAAAGAACTATTAAACCTACCTGAAGAGGAGCTGTGGAATGCACCTATGTTCCCTAAAATATATTCTGAGTTAATTGGTGAAGGTGCACTTATAGGAGATCTGTATACATGGGGTAATTATGATGATAAAGCGTTGCGTCACTGTTGTAGAAAACATGGGACACCTTATATGTTTGAAGTTAAGGACTTCCAACAGCATATTGCCAAATTAACCAATATACGCAGGAACCTAGCATTATCTGATTTACTTGAATTATTCTCCCTAAAAGAAGAAGGCACTAAACACAATGCTTTAGATGATGCTAAAAGTTTAAAAAAATTTATACTCTACTTCAATGCTAATGAGAAAGATTGCATATATGCAATACGTAAGAAGTGCTATGAAACAGAACTAGAACAACTTCAAGAAAGATATAACGATGTGGTAGATAATGTTAAACGAAGATGAAATAAATCATAGAAGACCCATCTCTAAATGGATTACATGAAAGGCAAGAAAATATAAATCTATTCCATCTAGACTGTAGAACACATGATACTTATTAAATATGCTTTAGAGGAAATACTAAGTTTATCTTAATGGAGTAATGAACATAAGAAACGTTACTTAGATTAGATAGAATAATTAATATATATTTAATATTTATAAAGGACACACCTATAATACATAGTGTGTCCTTTTATACAAGTTATTTCTTTTTTGTATTTCTATTTTAAATATATCCAATAGCATATGTAACTATCTCTAACTAGTGAGTTTATTGTAATTTAATAGCCACTCTTGTTCTTGTTGATACGGAATGATTTTAAATCCTGTGCACGCTGCACAGCTAAAATTCCGTCTAAATGATCATACTCGTGCTGAAATAGTTCTGATAAATCACCTTTAAGATACATTTCACAATCTTCCCAGTTTAAATTTTTATAAGTTACTTTGCACTCTTTATATCTTTTCACGTAGACTTCAAGACCAGGAAAACTCATGCAATCATCCCATAGTTGAAAGGTATCATCTTTGATAAATTCAAGGACTGGATTAATGAAATGATGAGTTTCATCTCCTAAATGCATGTATATTATTCTGACAGATTCCCCAATTTGTGGTGCGGCAATAGCTCTACCAAATCCATATGTATCTTTAAAATCAACAATCGTGTCATGTAAATCATTAATTACTTGCTTGGCTTTATCTAAATTTGATTTCTGTATCTCCTCAGAAACTCTGTAAAGTATTTCGTTACCTAATAATAGAATTTGTTTTGCTGGCATAATGTAACCTCCCTTTTTGAAATAAATTATTATAAATAG is drawn from Tepidibacter hydrothermalis and contains these coding sequences:
- a CDS encoding peptide deformylase, producing MPAKQILLLGNEILYRVSEEIQKSNLDKAKQVINDLHDTIVDFKDTYGFGRAIAAPQIGESVRIIYMHLGDETHHFINPVLEFIKDDTFQLWDDCMSFPGLEVYVKRYKECKVTYKNLNWEDCEMYLKGDLSELFQHEYDHLDGILAVQRAQDLKSFRINKNKSGY
- a CDS encoding exonuclease domain-containing protein → MNKGYALDLEMWCTKDDRDDPDIVSVGLVDLEGESEYYTLVRPFKKKKEVPTFMKELLNLPEEELWNAPMFPKIYSELIGEGALIGDLYTWGNYDDKALRHCCRKHGTPYMFEVKDFQQHIAKLTNIRRNLALSDLLELFSLKEEGTKHNALDDAKSLKKFILYFNANEKDCIYAIRKKCYETELEQLQERYNDVVDNVKRR